GCGTAACCCTCACCCCCGTCCTCATCCTTCTGGGGTACGAGCCGCTGGCGGTCGTCCCGGCGGTGGTGGCGTCGCAGCTCGTACTGGGCTCCGTCGCGGCGCTCGCCCACCACACCATCGGCAACGTTGACTTCAGGCCCGGGACGCGGGCTTTCCGGATAACGCTGGCGTTGGCGTCGACGTCGGCCGCGGGAACGGTCGGCGCCGCGGCGCTGGCCGTACGCATCCCCGAAATAGCGCTCGAGGCATGGATCGGCATCGTCGTGTTGGGCGTGGGCATCGCGACGTTGGCGACCTTCGGCCGACACTCGAAATTCTCGTGGCCCAAGATCGTACTGCTGGGCGGGTTCGGCGGCTTCAACAAGGGTACGACGGGCGGCGGCTACGGCCCCATCGTCACCGGCGGCCAGATCCTCTTCGGCATCTCCCCCGCCAACGCCGTCGCCATAACGACGCTGGCCGAGACCATAGCTTGTTTAGCCGGTTCGTTGATGTACGTCTTCGGTACCGGCAACGTCAGTTGGGACTTGACGCCCTTCCTCACGATGGGCGCCGTGGCCGCGGTGCCGTTCTCCGCGCTCACGGTGCGCGTCCTGAAACCGCTCCAATTAAAAATTTCGGTGGGCGTGCTAACTTCGGCCTTGGGCACCCTCCTGCTGCTAAAACTGTTCGTGTATTAAACACCCTAAAAACGTTCGTTAAAAAAAAGCCGGCGCGGCGCGGCGTTTTCGCGTAAAGGCCGCCGTCGGACTACGTAAAATTCGGCGCCTCGGCGGCGCTTCTTTTCTTGCTTTAAGTAGAGTAATATGATATACCATATAGGGCATATAACTATATAGTCTTTCCGAGGGGGGCACCCTGCTTCAGGATACGTCGGCCAACGTCGTGGTCTCGAGCTTCTTAGCGGCGTAATCGCGGACGTCTTTGAACAACGCGACGAGTTTCTTCTCTCTCTCCACCGGCGTGGATTCGTAGAAGTGTTCGCTAACGGAGTCGGTGGGCGCGAGGGCGCCGTCGAAGAGACGCACGATTTCGGCCAGCGTTATGTCCGCGGCGGGTTTCGCCAGCTTGTAACCGCCGTGCTGCCCTTTGGAGCTCCGCACAAACCGTGCGCGCTTCAGCGCCAGCATTATTTGCTCGAGGTACTTGTGGGGTATGTGCTGTGCCGTGGCTACGGTTTCGACCGTGTTGTACTTCTCGGAGTAATGGCGTGTCAGGTACAGTAACGCCAGGAGAGCGTATTCGCTGCGGGTGGTAAGTTTCATAAGTCGGCCTCCTTTAATATAGTTTTCCGATAGGTATAATAAAACATATTGGACTCCAAGTCAAGGCGTCAAGAGACCGTCAACATAACCTGAGCTTTACGCCGGATAAGGCACACCCCCCGTAAGGCCTTTCGAGGAGAATTGTATGAAGAAAGCCACCATCGTCTGGCTCTTGTTCGTCGCCGTTTTTATAGGCGTAGTCGCCGTACACGCCGCGGTAACCGGCGGCGAAGCGCCCGCGGGCGGCCGGGCAATCGAGCTCATTTCCTGGGGAACGCTGGGCATCTTATTAGTCGCCTTCGGGTGCGAGTTCGTGGACTCCACGCTGGGAATGGGATACGGAACGACGCTCACGCCGCTGCTCATCCTCTTCGGCTTCGCGCCGCTTCAGATCGTCCCGGCGGTTCTCGCTTCGGAGCTCGTTACGGGAATCTCGGCGGCCTTCGCCCACCACCGCGCCCGCAACGTCGACTTGTCGCCGGGCACCCGCGCGTTCAAAGTAGCGATGGTGCTGGCCGCCTGTTCCGTCGTCGGTACCCTCGCCGCGGTTCTTATAGCCGTCAGCATTCCGAAAATAGTGCTGAAGACCTGGATCGGCGTGTTGGTCCTGGCCGTCGGCATCCTGATACTCGTAACGGTAGCCCGTAGGGCCCTGGTGCGGTTCTCGTGGCTTAAGGTCCTGGGCCTGGGAACGCTGGCCTCGTTCAACAAAGGGATGAGCGGCGGCGGTTACGGCCCGCTCGTCTGCGGCGGCCAGCTCCTCTCGGGGATGGAAAGCAAAAAAGCCATCGCCATCACGTCGCTCGCCGAGGGCCTGACTTGCGTGGTGGGCGTTATAGTGTACTTAGTAATAAGGGAGGCGTTCCCGTGGCGACTGGCGCTGCCGTTGGCCGTCGGCGCGTTGTGCTCGGTGCCCCTCTCGGCTATCGCGGTGAAGAAGATAAAGGCCCGGCCTTTGACCATAGCCATCGGCATCCTGACGACGACCCTGGGCATCTTTACCCTCCTCAAGACGTACGTCTTCTGAGCCGTTTATCGCCATTAAGGCCGGGCCTTCGCCCGGCCTTTTTTCGTGAAACTTTCCCGGTGCCGGTACCGTATTACATACTGAACGTAGCGGTGGAATAAGGAGGCACCGGCATGCTTAAGAACAACGCGATAAATATTTTGGGGACCTTTGCCGCTCTGGCTTTGTCTTTACTTTTTCTGGCGCGCGCCGCGGCGCCGGCCGAAACGCAACCGCGCAACTCGAGCGCCTACGCCGCCAAGCGCGCCGACGCGGTAGTTATCCAAGCGTTGCCCCCCGACGCCATAATAATTCAAGCCCTACCCGCGAACGACTAAGTAGACCACTCTCCTCTCCTAGCGCGAAGCCCGCCCCCCGGGGCGGGCTTTCTACGCCCGGGGCCCCGCCGCCGACTACCGCGGCCCGGCTCGAGGCGCCCCATCGCTATTTGCATACCGCCCTGCTTCAGAGGCCCGCCCCCGGCCGGCCCTTTTGGTTATATAGTTTGACATACATCGTTTGATAACTTACAATTATTGTTTGGGGACGCCGAAACCGCGGACCTTTTCCGCTATGGGTTTATTCAGCAAAAACAATAAACGCGCCGTCGTCGTGGGCCTGGACGGCGTGCCGCATTCGCTGGTAGAAAAGCTCACGGCCGACGGCGTAACGCCGCACCTGGCCGAGCTCGGCGTAGCGAGCCCGTTCGCGCGGATGACGGTAACGCTGCCGGAAATTTCGGCCGTGTCGTGGCCCTCCTTCGCCACCGGCCTGAACCCGGGAGGCCACGGCGTCTTTGGCTTCACCGAGCTCAAGGCCGGCACGTACGACGTCCGCTTCACGAACTCGGCCGACGTCAAGGCGCCGACTATTTGGGACCGACTGGGCCGCATCCGCAAGCGCGCCGTCGTGGTTAACCAACCGTCGACGTACCCCGCGAACGCCATCAACGGCGCCCTCGTGGCCGGGTTCGTGGCGGTGGACTTCGACCGCGCCATAATGCCGCCGCCGCTCCGGGCGAAGCTCCGCGCGCTGGGCTACGAAATCGACGTCGACACCGTGAAGTGCCGCGAAGACCACGACCTCCTGCAGAAGCAGCTGATGACGACGCTCGCCGGCCGCCGCAAGGCCGCGGCGTACCTCTGGGAAAACGAGGACTGGGACTACTTCGAAGTGGTCGTCACCGGGACCGACCGCCTGCAACATTACCTGTGGGACGCGCTGATGGAGGAGGCCCACCCGCGCCACGGCTTCTGCCTCGAGTTCTACCGCGAGGTGGACCGCTTCGTCGGCGAGATGTTCGCCCGCGCCCGCGACGCGGGAGCGGCGTTCTACCTGCTGTCCGACCACGGCTTCTGCGGCGTCGAGCGCGAGGTGTACCTTAACACCTGGCTCGAGCAAGAGGGCTTTCTCGCCTTCGACGGCGGCAAGAACGACTCCCTGGCCGCTTTGGCCGCGGGGAGCCGCGCCTTCGCCCTCGACCCCAACCGCATCTACGTCAACGTCGCCGGCAAGTACCCCCGCGGCGGCGTGCGCCCCGGCGACGTCCCCGCCGTGCTGGCCGAGATAAAAGAGGGCCTGCTGGCGCTGAGCCACAACGGCCGCCCCGTAATAAGAAAAATATTCCACCGCGACGAGATTTACGACGGCCCGTACGCGGCGAGCGGCCCCGATATGGTCGCGGTGGCGCATCCGGGCTTTGACCTGAAGGCGCACCTCGGCAAGGCCGAGGTCTTCGCCGAGACCAATCTGACCGGGATGCACACCTACGACGACGCCGTCTTCTGGTCGGCCGAGCCGCCGCCCGCCGACGTAAAAATTACGGACCTGGCGAAGCTGGTATTGGCCAATTATTAATACCCCCCGCATGTCCTCGCGAGCGAAAATAGGAATCGTCTTGGGAAGCGCATTAGCGCTGGCGCCGGCGGCCTTCGGCTACGTGGGCCCGGGCGCCGGCTTCGCCGTCGTCACGTCCTTCTTCGCCGTCTTCGCGAGCCTGGTGCTGGCGCTCTTCGCGTTCCTGACGCTGCCCTTCCGCCGCCTGGTGCGGGGCATTCGGCGACGGCGCGCGCTGGCGAAGGCCCGCGTAGGCCGGGTCGTAATACTCGGCCTCGACGGCCTCTCGCCCGAAATCGTCGGCGAGATGATGGCCGACGGCAAGCTGCCCCACCTTTCCCGGCTGGCCGAAGAGGGCACCTTTAAACCGCTCGCGACGACGGTCCCGGCGGTGTCGCCGGTGGCGTGGTCCTCGTTCCAGACCGGGACCTCGCCCGCGCGCCACAACATCTTCGACTTCCTCACCCGCGACCGCGCGACGTACCTGCCCGACCTCTCGTCGGCGCACATCGGGCCGCCGCGCCGGTTCCTCAACGTCGGCAAATTCCGGATACCGCTCGGCAAACCGTCGATAAGGTTGCTCCGCAAGAGCAAACCCTTCTGGAAGATCCTGGGGGACCACGGCGTCTTCTCCAACGTCATCCGCGTTCCCATTACCTTCCCGCCCGAGAAGTTCCACGGCGTGTCGCTCTCGGCGATGTGCGTGCCGGACCTGCTGGGCACGCAGGGCACCTTCTCCTATTATTACGAGGAGGGCGACGCCGGCGTGAGCGAGGGCGGCCAGTGCATAAAGGTGGAACGCGACGGCCGCGAAGTGTCGTCGCACCTGCTCGGGCCGGACAACCCGATAAAAAAGAACGGCGGCCAGCTCCGCCTGCCCGTTAAAATCCGGCCCGGAAAACGCGACGGCGAGGTCGAAATGTCGCTCGACGGCGCCCGCGTCAAACTGAAAGTAGGCGCGTACTCGGGCTGGACGCCGGTGGCGTTCCGCGCGGGCCTGGGCGTGCGCGTACGCGGCATCGCGCGCTTCCTCGTGAAGTCGCTCCGGCCTTTCGAGATGTACGTAACGCCCATCAACGTCGACCCCGACCGGCCGGCGCTCCCCATCTCCCACCCCTACATCTACGCCGTCTACCTGTCGAAGTTGTTGGGCCGCTACGCTACGCTGGGCCTGGCCGAGGACACCTGGGCGCTCAACGAGGGCGTCATCGACGAAGGCCAGTTCCTGGAGCAGGCCTGGCGCTACCACGACGAGCGCGAGCGCATGTTCTTCGACGCGCTGGAGCGGACGAAGCAGGGCGTCGTCGCCTGCGTCTTCGACGCGTCGGACCGCATCCAGCACATGTTCTTCCGCTACCTGACGCCGGACCACCCGGCCAACCGCGGCCGCGACACCCAGAAATACGCCGGCGCGGTGGAAGACATGTACGTGAAGATGGACGAACTCGTCGGCGCGACGGAGGCCAAACTCGCCCCGGGGGACTTGCTGATAGTGATGTCCGACCACGGCTTCACCTCTTTCGCGCGCGGCGTAAACGTGAACGCCTGGCTGGCGCAAGAGGGCTACCTTACGCTGAAGGACGGCGCCGCGGGCGGCAAGTGGCTGGAGGGCGTCGACTGGAGCCGGACGCGGGCGTACGCGCTGGGCCTGGCCGGCATCTACGTCAACGTCGCCGGCCGCGAGAGACAAGGCATCGTACCGCGCGACGAGGTACCGGCGCTCAAAAAAGAGATCGCCGAAAAATTGAAAGGCCTGCGCGACGACGCCCGCGGCCGCGTCGCCATAAGCAACATGTACGACCTGGGCGAGATATACGCCGGCCCCTACCTCGACGGCGGCCCGGAGCTCGTCGTCGGCTACGGCGCCGGATACCGCGCGAGTTGGGACTCGGCCACCGGCGGCACCGCCGGCGACGTCTTCGAAGACAACGTTAAGGCCTGGTCCGGCGACCACTGCGTCGCCGCCGAGCTCGTGCCGGGAGTGCTGTTCACCAACGCCCGGGTAGCGACGGAAAAACCGAGCATCGTAGATATCGCGCCCACGGTGCTGGAGCTCTTCGGCGTGGCCGCGCCCTCGTATATGGAGGGGCGGCCGCTCGAGCTGGAGCTCCCGCCGGGGCCCGAAGAGACAGAGAAGAACGCGAATGAAAAGGCGTGATTTTATAAAGGCGACCGGGACCGGCGCCGCGGTCGCCGCGGCGGGGGGCCTCGCGCCGCTGCTCGAGGCTTGCACCGGCAAGGCCAGGCCGATAGGCCGCAAGGTCATCGTCCTCGCCATCGACGGTATGGACCCGAAGCTGGTGCGGCGCTTCGTCGCCCGGGGCGGGATGCCCACCTTCGCGAAGTTCATCGAGAACAATACCTTTATGCCTTTGGGAACGAGCCTTCCGCCGCAGAGCCCGGTGGCGTGGTCCGACTTCATTACCGGCGCGGGCCCGGGCGTCCACGGCATCTTCGACTTTATACACCGCGACCCGCACACCCTCTACCCCTTCCTCTCCATTTCGCGGGCGATTCCCCCCTCCCGAACGATAAAGCTCGGCCGGCTGGTAATACCGCTCTCGGGCGGCAAGGTCGAAAACCTGCGCCGCGGCCCCTGCCTTTGGGAAATCCTCGCCCGCCACGACGTCCCGGCGACGGTCTTCAAATGCCCGTCGAACTTCCCGCCGGTGAAGACGGACGCCCGGACGGTATCGGGCCTGGGGACGCCGGACCTCCGCGGCACGTACGGCACTTTCTCCTACTACACCGACGACCCTCCCGCCGACGCCGACGAGTTCACGGGCGGCGAGTGCTACCCGGTCCGGCTGTGGGACAACACCTTCACCGCGGAGCTGGTCGGGCCGCCCAATACCTTCCGCGAGGGCTCGCCCCCGGCGAAGCTCCGCTTCACGGTCCACCGCGACCCGTCGCGCGACGTCGCGAAGGTGGCGTGGGACGGCGACGACGTAGTGCTCCAAAAGGGCGAGTGGAGCGGCTGGCGCCGGGTGCGCTTCAAACTCGCCGGGCCGCTGGCGGACGCCGTGGGTATGGTCCGACTTTACTTAAAAGAGGTTCGGCCGCATTTTAAGCTCTACGTCTCGCCGGTGAACGTCGACCCGCTCGAGCCGGCGCTGCCCATAAGCACGCCGGGCGACTACGCGGCGCAGGTAGCGCGCCGCGCTGGCCGCTACTACACCCAGGGGTTCCCGGAAGAGACCAAAGCCCTGTCGCACGGCGTCTTCGAGGAGGAGGAATACCTGGCGCAGGCCGGGATCGTCCTGAACGAACGGTTCGCCTGCCTCGACGAAACGCTGGCCGACTTCGACGACGGCTTCTTCTACTTCTACATCTCGAGCATCGACCAGAATACCCATATGATGTGGCGGACGATGGACCCCGAACATCCGCTGTATCAACCCGACGCGTCGCCCGAGGTCAAAGGCGCGGTGGAACACTTTTACCGCGAAATGGACGGCGCGCTGGCGCGCGTCCTCGCGAAGGTGGACGACAAGACGACGTTCTTCATCATCTCGGACCACGGCTTCGCGCCCTTCTACCGCGAGTTCAACCTCAACACCTGGCTGCTGGACAACGGCTACCTGGTGCTGGCGGACCCGACGCGACGCGCCGAGACCGAGTTCCTGGACAACATCGACTGGGCACGCACGGTGGCGTACGGCTTCGGCCTGAACGGCCTGTACGTCAACCTCCGCGGCCGCGAGCCGCACGGCATCGTCGAGCCCGGCGACGCCGACGGCCTCTCCCGCGAGCTAGCCGCCAAACTGGAGGCTTACAACGACGACGAGACCGGCGACCGCGTTATCGTCAAAGCGTACGTAAGTCGCGAGTCGTACCGGGGGCCGGCGGCGGCCTCGGCGCCGGAGCTCATCGTCGGCTTCGCGCCCGGGTACCGCCTGGCCGACGACTCCGCCGTAGCCGAATTCCCGGAACGGATATGCAAGGTGCGGGAGGACAAGTGGGCCGCGGACCACTGCGTCGACCCGGGGCACGTCCCCGGCGTGCTGTTCTGCAACAAACCGGTGGCCGCCAAAGCGCCCGCGCTCAAAGACCTCGCGCCCACGATATTGAAAGAGTTCGGCCTCGCGCCCGCGCCCGAAATGACCGGGCGGCACATACTCGGATAGGAGTCGCCGAGTGCCTGGAGGTGCCGTCAGTTGTTTCCAACTGACGGCGGCGGTTCGGAGAAGAGGATGCGGAGGTTGCGTCGGTTGGTAACAACCGACGCCACAAATACGGAGGTAATATGGCGAAAATAAAATTGGACGGCGAGCTGTGGGACCGGGTCAAGAAGGTGGCCGAGACGGCGGGCTACGCTACGCCGGAGGAGTTCGTGACCCACGTTATCGAGAAGGAGCTTTCGGCGCTCGAGGGCGGCGCCGAGGACGAGGAAGAAATTAAAAAGAGGCTTCAGGGCCTGGGATACATCTCGTAATACGTGTGGTACTTTAACCTGGCGTTAACGCGGTTCTTCGACGCGCTGGCCTGGCCGTTCCAACGGTGGCCCGCGGGCGGCCTGCTGTTGATATCGGCGCTGACCGGCGTCGCGATGCTGCTCGTCTTCAAGGCGACGTCGAACCAGCGCGCCATCCGCCGCACCCGCGACCTCATCCGAGCGCACCTGCTCGCGATGCGGCTCTTCCGGGACGACGCCCGCGTCGTCGTCGAGAGCCAGAAGAAGGTGCTGCGCACCAACCTGACCTACCTCCGCTACGCCGTCGTGCCCATCGTCTTCATCCTCCCGATAGTGGTGCTCATAATGGTCCAGCTCAACCTGCGCTACGGCCC
This genomic interval from bacterium contains the following:
- a CDS encoding alkaline phosphatase family protein, encoding MGLFSKNNKRAVVVGLDGVPHSLVEKLTADGVTPHLAELGVASPFARMTVTLPEISAVSWPSFATGLNPGGHGVFGFTELKAGTYDVRFTNSADVKAPTIWDRLGRIRKRAVVVNQPSTYPANAINGALVAGFVAVDFDRAIMPPPLRAKLRALGYEIDVDTVKCREDHDLLQKQLMTTLAGRRKAAAYLWENEDWDYFEVVVTGTDRLQHYLWDALMEEAHPRHGFCLEFYREVDRFVGEMFARARDAGAAFYLLSDHGFCGVEREVYLNTWLEQEGFLAFDGGKNDSLAALAAGSRAFALDPNRIYVNVAGKYPRGGVRPGDVPAVLAEIKEGLLALSHNGRPVIRKIFHRDEIYDGPYAASGPDMVAVAHPGFDLKAHLGKAEVFAETNLTGMHTYDDAVFWSAEPPPADVKITDLAKLVLANY
- a CDS encoding Rrf2 family transcriptional regulator: MKLTTRSEYALLALLYLTRHYSEKYNTVETVATAQHIPHKYLEQIMLALKRARFVRSSKGQHGGYKLAKPAADITLAEIVRLFDGALAPTDSVSEHFYESTPVEREKKLVALFKDVRDYAAKKLETTTLADVS
- a CDS encoding sulfite exporter TauE/SafE family protein, yielding MKKATIVWLLFVAVFIGVVAVHAAVTGGEAPAGGRAIELISWGTLGILLVAFGCEFVDSTLGMGYGTTLTPLLILFGFAPLQIVPAVLASELVTGISAAFAHHRARNVDLSPGTRAFKVAMVLAACSVVGTLAAVLIAVSIPKIVLKTWIGVLVLAVGILILVTVARRALVRFSWLKVLGLGTLASFNKGMSGGGYGPLVCGGQLLSGMESKKAIAITSLAEGLTCVVGVIVYLVIREAFPWRLALPLAVGALCSVPLSAIAVKKIKARPLTIAIGILTTTLGIFTLLKTYVF
- a CDS encoding sulfite exporter TauE/SafE family protein; amino-acid sequence: MAISRKYHAIAIAVLILAAGAGLSWWWPLPFERFLPAGPAVALLLLAFASGYVDATLGMGYGVTLTPVLILLGYEPLAVVPAVVASQLVLGSVAALAHHTIGNVDFRPGTRAFRITLALASTSAAGTVGAAALAVRIPEIALEAWIGIVVLGVGIATLATFGRHSKFSWPKIVLLGGFGGFNKGTTGGGYGPIVTGGQILFGISPANAVAITTLAETIACLAGSLMYVFGTGNVSWDLTPFLTMGAVAAVPFSALTVRVLKPLQLKISVGVLTSALGTLLLLKLFVY
- a CDS encoding alkaline phosphatase family protein — its product is MKRRDFIKATGTGAAVAAAGGLAPLLEACTGKARPIGRKVIVLAIDGMDPKLVRRFVARGGMPTFAKFIENNTFMPLGTSLPPQSPVAWSDFITGAGPGVHGIFDFIHRDPHTLYPFLSISRAIPPSRTIKLGRLVIPLSGGKVENLRRGPCLWEILARHDVPATVFKCPSNFPPVKTDARTVSGLGTPDLRGTYGTFSYYTDDPPADADEFTGGECYPVRLWDNTFTAELVGPPNTFREGSPPAKLRFTVHRDPSRDVAKVAWDGDDVVLQKGEWSGWRRVRFKLAGPLADAVGMVRLYLKEVRPHFKLYVSPVNVDPLEPALPISTPGDYAAQVARRAGRYYTQGFPEETKALSHGVFEEEEYLAQAGIVLNERFACLDETLADFDDGFFYFYISSIDQNTHMMWRTMDPEHPLYQPDASPEVKGAVEHFYREMDGALARVLAKVDDKTTFFIISDHGFAPFYREFNLNTWLLDNGYLVLADPTRRAETEFLDNIDWARTVAYGFGLNGLYVNLRGREPHGIVEPGDADGLSRELAAKLEAYNDDETGDRVIVKAYVSRESYRGPAAASAPELIVGFAPGYRLADDSAVAEFPERICKVREDKWAADHCVDPGHVPGVLFCNKPVAAKAPALKDLAPTILKEFGLAPAPEMTGRHILG
- a CDS encoding alkaline phosphatase family protein codes for the protein MGSALALAPAAFGYVGPGAGFAVVTSFFAVFASLVLALFAFLTLPFRRLVRGIRRRRALAKARVGRVVILGLDGLSPEIVGEMMADGKLPHLSRLAEEGTFKPLATTVPAVSPVAWSSFQTGTSPARHNIFDFLTRDRATYLPDLSSAHIGPPRRFLNVGKFRIPLGKPSIRLLRKSKPFWKILGDHGVFSNVIRVPITFPPEKFHGVSLSAMCVPDLLGTQGTFSYYYEEGDAGVSEGGQCIKVERDGREVSSHLLGPDNPIKKNGGQLRLPVKIRPGKRDGEVEMSLDGARVKLKVGAYSGWTPVAFRAGLGVRVRGIARFLVKSLRPFEMYVTPINVDPDRPALPISHPYIYAVYLSKLLGRYATLGLAEDTWALNEGVIDEGQFLEQAWRYHDERERMFFDALERTKQGVVACVFDASDRIQHMFFRYLTPDHPANRGRDTQKYAGAVEDMYVKMDELVGATEAKLAPGDLLIVMSDHGFTSFARGVNVNAWLAQEGYLTLKDGAAGGKWLEGVDWSRTRAYALGLAGIYVNVAGRERQGIVPRDEVPALKKEIAEKLKGLRDDARGRVAISNMYDLGEIYAGPYLDGGPELVVGYGAGYRASWDSATGGTAGDVFEDNVKAWSGDHCVAAELVPGVLFTNARVATEKPSIVDIAPTVLELFGVAAPSYMEGRPLELELPPGPEETEKNANEKA